The proteins below come from a single Sorghum bicolor cultivar BTx623 chromosome 4, Sorghum_bicolor_NCBIv3, whole genome shotgun sequence genomic window:
- the LOC110434775 gene encoding uncharacterized protein LOC110434775 — protein sequence MEGQRRQRRLVGPGGGSSQRRTGAPSCEFHILASALPYIFVVFFACFDVCIMSSFASTASDVDPGNVASQRTAEPAVVVDNATEWTTQGLTEEQPTVVTAAETAEDSPAQARTRASTPTWDDDAARTPPPSSVTEEGDRAPTPPPAEERRGPTPPRAETSSPKGSPHRGKGPVIPITVAGGSAEGEEAQATSDNEVEQI from the coding sequence ATGGAGGGACAGAGGCGGCAGCGGCGactggtaggaccaggaggaggttcttcGCAGCGACGCACAGGAGCTCCATCCTGTGAGTTCCACATCTTGGCTTCTGCACTTCCTTACATCTTTGTTGTTTTTTTTGCATGTTTTGACGTCTGTATAATGTCTTCTTTTGCCAGCACAGCGTCGGATGTTGATCCGGGCAACGTCGCTAGCCAGAGAACGGCCGAGCCGGCGGTTGTCGTTGATAACGCCACTGAGTGGACCACCCAGGGGCTAACCGAGGAGCAGCCCACGGTTGTGACTGCAGCGGAGACTGCCGAGGATAGCCCGGCTCAAGCGAGGACCAGGGCGAGCACACCGACATGGGACGATGATGCTGCGAGGACGCCTCCCCCGAGTAGTGTCACGGAGGAGGGAGACAGAGCCCCGACTCCCCCGCCCGCTGAAGAAAGGAGGGGCCCAACTCCACCCCGGGCAGAGACTTCTTCGCCAAAGGGCTCCCCTCATCGGGGTAAGGGTCCTGTGATACCTATTACCGTGGCTGGGGGTAGCGCGGAGGGCGAGGAGGCCCAGGCGACCTCCGACAACGAGGTGGAGCAGATCTAG